In Bacillus methanolicus, the following proteins share a genomic window:
- a CDS encoding methyl-accepting chemotaxis protein, with translation MEEKKRYKFGLKKKLVLFTFILAVITYSTSAFFIYVLYPLINDFIEIGDMFFTIITLCLGIIWSGILAYFAAGFITKPLQKLEKTAIKAAHGNIQEDVELSKSDDEIRSLGIAFNHMLFCLREMVQSIEENFRETNEKVIAISQESAAAADQAKAIARTINEISQGADNSAVSIQATAESVDDVIRIAEQVQEKAKASGNVSKEMVKDLQESKKVIHSLIAGIERLAKENQESLQTVKRLEENAAKVEQIIQLVGDIAAQTNLLALNASIEAARAGEHGKGFAVVAEEVRILADESAKAVQGISDLIKNIQQEVQNVVKQISEQVETANEEVSKGTKTNEAIEEMTKTVNEMAESVETITELVDRQMESIMHTSTQSQEVAAIAEETSAGAQEVATATQHQTEVIANVEKLAVELKEQAENLKSTIIRFKL, from the coding sequence ATGGAGGAGAAAAAACGATATAAGTTCGGGCTTAAAAAGAAACTAGTTTTATTCACTTTTATTCTTGCTGTAATTACATATTCAACGAGTGCATTTTTTATTTATGTACTTTATCCCTTGATTAATGACTTCATAGAGATAGGAGATATGTTTTTTACGATTATTACATTATGTTTAGGCATTATTTGGTCGGGAATTTTAGCCTATTTCGCTGCAGGCTTTATTACGAAACCACTTCAAAAACTTGAAAAGACGGCGATAAAAGCAGCCCATGGAAATATACAAGAAGATGTGGAATTATCTAAATCGGATGATGAAATCCGCTCTCTTGGCATTGCTTTTAATCATATGCTTTTTTGTTTAAGAGAAATGGTCCAGAGCATTGAAGAGAATTTCCGTGAAACAAATGAGAAAGTCATCGCCATTTCACAAGAATCTGCTGCTGCTGCTGACCAGGCGAAAGCGATTGCCCGGACGATAAACGAAATTTCACAAGGTGCCGATAATTCCGCTGTTTCGATTCAAGCGACTGCTGAATCCGTTGATGATGTAATCAGAATTGCCGAACAAGTTCAGGAAAAAGCGAAAGCTTCCGGCAACGTCTCGAAAGAAATGGTAAAAGATCTGCAGGAATCGAAAAAAGTGATCCATTCATTAATTGCCGGAATCGAACGCCTCGCAAAAGAAAACCAGGAATCCTTGCAAACGGTCAAGCGCCTCGAGGAAAATGCAGCAAAAGTTGAACAAATCATTCAGCTTGTCGGCGATATCGCCGCTCAAACAAACCTGCTTGCGCTCAATGCGTCCATCGAAGCGGCCCGGGCAGGCGAGCATGGGAAAGGGTTTGCAGTCGTGGCAGAAGAAGTCCGCATCCTTGCAGATGAAAGTGCGAAGGCTGTTCAAGGAATATCAGATCTTATTAAAAATATTCAACAAGAAGTGCAAAATGTCGTAAAACAAATTTCTGAACAAGTTGAAACAGCCAACGAGGAAGTGTCAAAAGGAACAAAAACAAACGAAGCAATTGAAGAAATGACAAAAACTGTCAACGAAATGGCGGAATCCGTTGAGACAATAACAGAATTGGTTGACCGGCAAATGGAAAGCATCATGCATACTTCCACACAATCACAGGAAGTTGCCGCCATTGCAGAAGAAACATCAGCAGGCGCCCAGGAAGTGGCAACCGCCACACAGCATCAGACAGAAGTTATCGCTAATGTCGAAAAACTCGCCGTTGAACTAAAAGAACAGGCTGAAAATCTAAAAAGCACCATTATTAGGTTCAAGCTATAA
- the prfA gene encoding peptide chain release factor 1 yields the protein MFDRLQAVEDRYEKLNELLSDPEIVNDPKKLREYSKEQSDIQETVQTYREYKEVKKQYQDAKAMLEEKLDPEMREMVKEEIDELEERIEDLEEKLKILLLPKDPNDDKNVIFEIRGAAGGDEAALFAGDLYRMYSRYAEMKGWKTEVIEASPTGLGGYKEIIFMISGKGAYSRLKFENGAHRVQRVPETESGGRIHTSTATVACLPEAEEVEVEINEKDIRVDTFASSGPGGQSVNTTMSAVRLTHIPTGIVVSCQDEKSQIKNKEKAMKVLRARIYDKYQQEAQAEYDQQRKSAVGTGDRSERIRTYNFPQNRVTDHRIGLTLQKLDQILEGKLDELIDALILEDQSKKLESAGEA from the coding sequence GTGTTCGATCGTCTTCAAGCTGTTGAGGACCGCTACGAAAAGTTAAATGAACTTTTAAGTGATCCTGAAATTGTCAATGATCCAAAAAAACTGCGGGAATATTCAAAAGAGCAGTCTGATATACAAGAAACCGTGCAAACGTACCGTGAATATAAAGAAGTGAAAAAGCAGTACCAAGATGCAAAAGCGATGCTCGAGGAAAAACTCGATCCGGAAATGCGCGAAATGGTAAAAGAAGAAATCGATGAACTTGAAGAGCGCATTGAAGATCTTGAAGAAAAGCTGAAAATTCTGTTATTGCCGAAAGATCCGAACGATGATAAAAACGTTATTTTTGAAATCCGCGGTGCTGCGGGCGGGGATGAAGCGGCGCTGTTTGCCGGTGACTTATACCGCATGTACAGCCGTTATGCGGAAATGAAGGGCTGGAAAACAGAAGTAATCGAAGCAAGCCCGACCGGTTTGGGCGGCTACAAGGAAATCATTTTTATGATTTCCGGGAAAGGCGCCTATTCGAGGCTGAAATTTGAAAATGGAGCCCACCGTGTTCAGCGTGTTCCTGAAACGGAGTCAGGTGGACGTATTCATACGTCAACTGCAACGGTCGCATGCCTGCCGGAAGCAGAAGAAGTTGAAGTAGAAATTAACGAAAAAGATATCCGCGTTGATACATTTGCGTCAAGCGGACCAGGCGGACAAAGTGTAAACACGACAATGTCGGCTGTTCGCCTTACCCACATACCGACAGGAATCGTCGTTTCCTGCCAAGATGAAAAATCGCAAATTAAAAACAAAGAAAAAGCCATGAAAGTTTTGCGCGCCCGCATTTATGATAAATACCAGCAAGAAGCGCAGGCAGAATACGATCAACAGCGTAAATCCGCAGTCGGTACCGGTGACCGTTCTGAAAGAATCCGTACGTATAATTTCCCGCAAAACCGCGTCACGGATCACCGCATCGGCTTAACGCTTCAAAAACTTGATCAAATCCTTGAAGGAAAACTTGATGAACTGATTGATGCGTTAATTCTTGAAGACCAGTCCAAGAAACTGGAAAGCGCGGGCGAAGCATAA
- the spoIIR gene encoding stage II sporulation protein R encodes MKTKTISFTYVILLSIATILNIYMPKTEAIADEAIVIPNEAIRLRILANSDQEADQALKRKVRDAVNAEITKWVEELTSIEEARNLIKSRLPEIKQIAEEVVEKEQSSQTVKAEFAKVQFPTKLYGQFLYPAGEYEAVLITLGEGKGANWWCVLFPPLCFLDFSNGVAVSGDMNEETSEKVEGKTEKIAVKGEAKTTEKEKPSLYTAEDEEPVKVKFFLVELWEKIFKS; translated from the coding sequence ATGAAAACAAAAACAATCTCATTTACTTATGTCATTCTATTATCAATTGCAACGATTTTAAATATATATATGCCAAAAACGGAAGCGATCGCTGATGAAGCGATTGTCATCCCAAATGAAGCCATTCGTTTACGGATCCTTGCCAATAGCGATCAAGAAGCTGACCAAGCTTTAAAGCGAAAAGTAAGAGATGCCGTAAACGCGGAAATTACAAAATGGGTTGAAGAGTTAACATCTATTGAAGAAGCGAGAAACTTAATTAAGTCGAGGCTTCCGGAAATTAAGCAAATTGCGGAAGAGGTTGTTGAAAAAGAACAATCTTCTCAGACAGTGAAAGCAGAGTTTGCTAAAGTTCAATTCCCGACAAAACTTTACGGCCAATTTCTTTATCCGGCCGGTGAATACGAAGCTGTTTTAATTACATTGGGAGAAGGAAAAGGGGCCAACTGGTGGTGCGTACTATTTCCTCCACTATGTTTTCTTGATTTTTCAAACGGAGTAGCAGTAAGCGGCGATATGAATGAGGAAACATCTGAAAAGGTAGAAGGAAAAACTGAAAAAATAGCTGTAAAAGGGGAAGCGAAAACGACGGAAAAAGAGAAGCCTTCACTTTATACCGCAGAAGATGAAGAACCGGTTAAAGTAAAATTCTTTCTAGTCGAACTGTGGGAAAAGATTTTCAAATCTTGA
- the rpiB gene encoding ribose 5-phosphate isomerase B, translating to MKVAIASDHGGVNIRQEIINLMEEMGIEYEDFGCECTTSVDYPDYALPVAEKVAKGEFDRGILICGTGIGMSIAANKVKGIRCALVHDVFSAKATREHNDSNILAMGERVIGPGLAREIAKTWLTTEFQGGRHANRIEKICEYENVNV from the coding sequence ATGAAGGTAGCAATTGCATCGGATCACGGCGGAGTAAATATACGTCAAGAAATTATTAATTTAATGGAAGAAATGGGCATCGAATACGAGGATTTCGGCTGTGAATGTACAACATCCGTCGATTATCCTGATTATGCTTTGCCGGTTGCAGAAAAAGTGGCAAAAGGCGAGTTTGATAGAGGGATCCTAATTTGCGGAACAGGCATCGGGATGAGTATTGCAGCTAATAAAGTAAAAGGCATTCGCTGTGCGCTTGTCCACGATGTTTTTAGCGCAAAAGCAACCCGTGAACATAACGACAGCAACATTCTCGCAATGGGAGAACGAGTGATCGGACCTGGACTAGCCAGGGAAATTGCTAAAACATGGCTGACAACAGAGTTTCAAGGCGGACGACATGCAAATCGAATAGAAAAAATCTGCGAATACGAAAACGTAAACGTGTAA
- a CDS encoding IS256 family transposase: MTQLQFTLNMDLLKDSVMNSNIDAVVKSTIVLVLNEYMEKERDEYLQAKAYERTSERQDYRNGYYDRDFIVSIGKIKLRVPRTRNGDFSPSVFERYARVDQTFVLSMLEMVVNGVSTRKVTNVVEQLCGEKVSKSFVSSLTEKLDPVVKQWANRPLNVQYYSYIFVDAMYIKVREHHKVVSKAVYIATGINQDQKREVIGFKIDHKESYEAWREFLSELKSRGLQSPKLVISDAHKGLKKAIEKEFIGTSWQRCTVHFKRNIIEALPKKGMGEVIVDLKRIFEAVTVEDARFFRNVFFKSYEENPKLEKALEILDEGFEDAIQYLSHPAKWHRLIRSTNSLERLNQEVRRRERVIRIFPNTQSAYRLIGAVLMDYDEEQAKKKSIFAKNENVPREREI, encoded by the coding sequence ATGACCCAATTACAGTTTACCCTAAATATGGACCTTTTAAAAGATTCGGTCATGAATTCAAATATTGATGCGGTAGTTAAATCAACCATTGTTTTAGTCTTGAATGAGTACATGGAAAAAGAGCGTGATGAGTATTTACAGGCTAAGGCTTATGAGCGCACCTCCGAACGCCAAGACTACCGAAATGGCTACTATGACCGTGACTTTATTGTAAGTATTGGAAAGATTAAATTAAGAGTTCCCCGTACACGTAATGGTGACTTTTCACCATCTGTTTTTGAACGCTATGCGCGTGTGGACCAAACCTTTGTCTTATCCATGCTCGAGATGGTTGTAAATGGAGTGTCTACACGCAAAGTGACGAATGTTGTAGAACAATTATGCGGGGAAAAAGTTTCGAAATCCTTTGTTTCATCCTTGACAGAAAAGCTTGATCCAGTTGTCAAACAATGGGCAAACCGACCGTTAAATGTCCAATATTACTCTTATATTTTTGTAGATGCCATGTATATCAAAGTGCGTGAACACCATAAAGTCGTCTCTAAAGCGGTGTATATTGCGACCGGCATTAACCAGGACCAAAAAAGGGAAGTGATCGGTTTTAAAATCGATCATAAAGAAAGCTATGAAGCATGGCGGGAATTTTTGAGTGAGTTAAAGTCAAGGGGGTTGCAATCCCCCAAGCTGGTGATTTCAGATGCCCATAAAGGATTAAAGAAAGCGATAGAAAAGGAATTTATCGGAACATCATGGCAGCGTTGTACCGTTCATTTCAAACGAAATATCATCGAAGCATTGCCTAAAAAAGGCATGGGAGAGGTCATTGTCGATTTAAAAAGGATATTCGAAGCCGTTACGGTAGAAGATGCCCGTTTCTTTCGCAATGTGTTCTTTAAGAGCTATGAAGAGAATCCGAAACTTGAAAAGGCACTGGAGATATTAGATGAGGGCTTTGAAGACGCCATCCAATATTTAAGTCATCCCGCAAAATGGCATCGCTTAATCCGTAGCACCAACTCTCTGGAACGATTAAATCAGGAAGTTCGCCGTCGTGAAAGGGTGATCCGCATATTTCCAAATACGCAGTCTGCCTATCGGCTGATTGGAGCTGTCTTAATGGATTATGATGAGGAACAAGCCAAGAAAAAAAGCATTTTTGCGAAAAACGAGAATGTCCCGCGCGAGCGCGAAATTTAA
- a CDS encoding L-threonylcarbamoyladenylate synthase, with translation MKTQFWSVDKHVDNIENYPQISQAADLLKKNEVIAFPTETVYGLGGNAECDEAVQKIFEAKGRPSDNPLIIHIAEINQLNRFAKNIPENAKILMETFWPGPLTLVLNKRDGFLSEKATAGLSTVAVRMPDHPVALAVIKESGLPIAAPSANRSGKPSPTTAKHVADDLDGRIAGIVDGGPTGVGVESTVLDCTEPVPVILRPGGITKEQIEKVIGPVKVDPALLDTGQAPKSPGMKYRHYAPNAPFYLVDGSREYIQKLIKEKQTEGLKAGVLTTEDGKRFYDAYLVLACGNRSNLETVASSLYETLRKFNDSEVDIIFSEVFPEEGVGQAIMNRLLKAAGHRVLTEFQKMD, from the coding sequence ATGAAAACACAATTTTGGTCTGTGGATAAACATGTGGATAATATCGAAAATTATCCACAAATTTCACAAGCTGCTGATTTGTTGAAAAAAAATGAAGTGATTGCGTTCCCTACAGAGACTGTATACGGCCTTGGCGGCAATGCGGAATGCGACGAAGCGGTACAGAAGATTTTTGAAGCAAAAGGCAGGCCGTCTGATAATCCGTTAATTATCCACATAGCTGAAATAAACCAATTAAATCGATTTGCAAAGAACATTCCTGAAAATGCAAAAATATTAATGGAGACATTTTGGCCGGGTCCGCTGACGCTTGTCTTAAACAAACGGGACGGCTTTCTTTCGGAAAAAGCGACAGCAGGATTGTCAACTGTTGCAGTGCGAATGCCCGATCACCCTGTCGCACTGGCAGTAATTAAGGAATCAGGGCTTCCAATTGCAGCACCGAGTGCGAACCGTTCGGGAAAACCGAGCCCGACAACAGCAAAACACGTCGCTGATGATTTAGACGGGCGAATTGCCGGCATCGTCGACGGCGGTCCAACAGGTGTCGGAGTTGAATCAACGGTGCTTGATTGTACAGAACCGGTTCCGGTCATTTTGCGGCCGGGTGGAATCACGAAGGAACAGATTGAGAAAGTCATTGGACCGGTAAAAGTCGATCCTGCTTTGCTTGATACCGGGCAGGCTCCGAAATCACCGGGGATGAAATACCGGCATTACGCTCCAAATGCACCTTTTTATTTGGTGGATGGCAGCCGGGAGTATATCCAAAAATTGATAAAAGAAAAACAAACCGAAGGACTGAAGGCAGGCGTCTTGACGACAGAGGATGGAAAAAGGTTCTATGATGCCTATCTTGTTCTTGCATGCGGCAACCGCTCAAACCTTGAAACGGTCGCAAGTTCACTTTATGAAACATTACGGAAATTTAATGATTCGGAAGTAGATATAATATTTAGCGAAGTGTTCCCGGAAGAGGGCGTTGGGCAGGCGATCATGAACCGCCTTTTAAAAGCGGCCGGGCACCGGGTCTTGACAGAATTTCAAAAGATGGATTAA
- the prmC gene encoding peptide chain release factor N(5)-glutamine methyltransferase, translating to MVKVFEALNWASSFLKKHGRDENAGELLLRHYTKMDRSRLLAELKMDLDLETENLFREAVLLHAQGKPVQYITGAEEFYGRTFCVNEAILIPRPETEELVFGALKRIETFFPRQKKLELLDVGTGSGVIAVTMKLERPDLTVTASDLSKAALEVAEKNASSLGASIHFVHGDLLKPFIESGKKFDIILSNPPYIPVGDLAVLSEVVKDHEPYQALFAGEDGLDIYRRLTEELPFVLREKALIGFEIGAGQGKAVANLLQQAFPNAAVEVVNDINGKDRIVFAEINN from the coding sequence ATGGTAAAAGTATTCGAAGCCCTGAACTGGGCTTCTTCTTTTTTAAAAAAACACGGCCGTGACGAAAATGCGGGAGAACTATTGCTGCGTCATTATACAAAAATGGACCGGTCCCGGCTCCTCGCCGAACTGAAAATGGATCTTGACCTTGAAACAGAGAACCTTTTTCGCGAAGCTGTTTTGCTTCATGCACAAGGAAAACCGGTTCAATATATTACAGGCGCTGAAGAATTTTACGGCAGAACATTTTGTGTGAACGAAGCAATCCTTATCCCAAGACCTGAAACAGAAGAGCTCGTTTTTGGTGCGCTAAAGCGAATTGAAACATTTTTTCCGAGGCAAAAAAAGCTTGAGCTTCTTGATGTCGGTACGGGCAGCGGAGTCATTGCCGTTACGATGAAACTGGAGCGGCCGGATTTAACGGTAACAGCTTCCGATCTATCAAAAGCAGCTCTCGAGGTTGCGGAAAAAAATGCTTCTTCTCTTGGTGCTTCCATTCATTTTGTGCACGGAGATTTGTTAAAACCTTTTATCGAATCCGGAAAAAAATTCGATATTATTCTTTCCAATCCACCCTATATTCCAGTCGGAGATTTGGCCGTGTTGTCCGAGGTTGTAAAAGACCACGAACCGTATCAAGCTTTGTTTGCCGGTGAAGACGGACTTGATATATATAGAAGATTGACGGAGGAACTGCCATTTGTGTTACGTGAAAAAGCGCTCATAGGCTTTGAAATTGGAGCAGGTCAGGGAAAAGCAGTTGCCAATCTTTTACAACAGGCTTTTCCGAATGCCGCGGTGGAAGTAGTGAATGATATAAACGGCAAAGACCGGATCGTTTTTGCCGAAATTAACAACTAA
- a CDS encoding TIGR01440 family protein, giving the protein MSILQWEKELATILEEFKQQTSLTGSDILVVGCSTSEVAGNRIGTAGTEEVAAMIFKQMKKFQEQTGVQLAFQCCEHLNRALVVERTTAIEKGLEEVSVIPVRSAGGAMATYAYEHFKEPVVVEFIKASAGIDIGDTFIGMHLKHVAVPVRVSLKHVGHAHVTLAKTRPKLIGGARAVYERSDTHTCH; this is encoded by the coding sequence ATGTCCATCTTACAATGGGAAAAAGAATTAGCAACGATCTTAGAAGAATTTAAACAGCAAACTTCATTGACAGGAAGCGATATTTTAGTCGTAGGCTGCAGCACTAGCGAAGTAGCGGGAAATAGAATCGGAACGGCCGGGACAGAAGAAGTTGCTGCCATGATTTTTAAACAAATGAAAAAATTTCAAGAGCAAACCGGCGTCCAGCTTGCTTTTCAATGCTGCGAGCATTTGAACAGAGCGCTCGTCGTCGAACGAACTACCGCAATAGAAAAAGGCCTCGAGGAAGTATCCGTTATTCCAGTCCGCAGCGCCGGCGGAGCGATGGCAACATATGCTTATGAACATTTTAAAGAACCGGTGGTAGTGGAATTTATTAAAGCCAGTGCAGGGATTGATATCGGTGATACGTTCATTGGCATGCATTTGAAACATGTTGCGGTACCTGTCAGAGTATCGTTGAAACACGTTGGCCATGCCCATGTCACTCTTGCCAAAACCCGCCCAAAGCTGATCGGCGGCGCCCGCGCAGTTTATGAGCGTTCTGATACGCATACATGTCATTGA
- the glyA gene encoding serine hydroxymethyltransferase, whose product MKHLAQQDEQVFQAIQDELKRQRTKIELIASENFVSEAVMEAQGSVLTNKYAEGYPGRRYYGGCEHVDVVENLARDRAKQIFGAEHVNVQPHSGAQANMAVYYAVLKPGDTVLGMNLSHGGHLTHGSPVNFSGVQYNFVEYGVDEKTHRINFDDVLEKAREHKPKMIVAGASAYPREIDFKRFREIADEVGAYLMVDMAHIAGLVAAGLHQSPVSYADFVTTTTHKTLRGPRGGMILCKEEYAQKIDKSIFPGIQGGPLMHVIAAKAVALGEVLQDSFKEYAKNVIANAKRLAEGLQKEGLNLVSGGTDNHLLLVDVRSLGLTGKVAEKVLDEIGITVNKNTIPFDPESPFVTSGIRIGTPAVTSRGFGLEEMDEIASIIGFTLKNHEDEAKLNEARQRVEALTGKFTLYPEY is encoded by the coding sequence ATGAAGCACTTAGCGCAACAGGACGAGCAAGTATTTCAAGCAATTCAAGATGAGTTAAAGCGGCAGCGTACAAAAATCGAATTAATCGCTTCTGAAAACTTTGTCAGTGAAGCGGTCATGGAAGCACAAGGTTCGGTTTTAACAAATAAATATGCAGAAGGCTATCCGGGCCGCCGTTATTATGGCGGTTGTGAACATGTCGATGTAGTAGAAAACCTTGCACGGGACCGTGCTAAGCAAATTTTCGGTGCTGAACATGTCAACGTGCAGCCTCACTCCGGTGCTCAGGCAAACATGGCGGTTTATTATGCGGTGTTAAAGCCTGGTGATACAGTGCTGGGCATGAACTTGTCCCACGGCGGCCATTTGACGCATGGAAGTCCGGTCAACTTCAGCGGAGTTCAATATAACTTTGTTGAATATGGTGTAGATGAAAAAACGCACCGGATTAATTTTGACGATGTCCTTGAAAAAGCACGAGAACATAAGCCTAAAATGATCGTTGCGGGTGCGAGCGCTTATCCTCGTGAAATTGACTTTAAACGTTTTCGGGAAATTGCCGATGAAGTCGGCGCTTATTTGATGGTCGACATGGCCCATATCGCCGGTTTAGTGGCAGCAGGTCTGCATCAAAGCCCTGTTTCATATGCTGATTTTGTAACAACGACAACCCACAAAACATTGCGTGGTCCTCGCGGCGGTATGATCCTCTGCAAAGAAGAGTATGCTCAGAAGATTGATAAATCAATTTTCCCTGGCATTCAAGGCGGTCCGCTTATGCATGTGATTGCGGCAAAAGCCGTTGCACTTGGCGAAGTATTGCAGGACAGCTTTAAAGAATATGCGAAAAATGTGATTGCCAACGCGAAGCGGCTTGCAGAAGGACTTCAGAAAGAAGGCCTTAACCTTGTTTCCGGAGGAACTGACAACCACTTGCTGCTTGTCGATGTTCGTTCATTGGGATTAACCGGTAAAGTGGCGGAAAAAGTTCTTGATGAAATTGGAATCACTGTAAATAAAAACACTATTCCGTTTGATCCTGAAAGCCCGTTTGTAACAAGCGGTATCCGCATTGGTACACCGGCTGTAACATCCCGCGGTTTCGGTCTTGAAGAAATGGACGAAATTGCGTCCATTATCGGCTTTACCCTTAAAAACCATGAAGACGAAGCAAAGCTTAATGAAGCAAGACAGCGCGTCGAAGCTTTAACCGGAAAATTCACTTTATACCCTGAATATTAA
- the upp gene encoding uracil phosphoribosyltransferase: MAKVYVFDHPLIQHKLTYIRDKNTGTKEFRELVDEVATLMAFEITRDMPLEEIEIETPVSSTKSKVLSGKKLGIVPILRAGIGMVDGILKLIPAAKVGHIGLYRDPETLKPVEYYVKLPSDVEERDFIVVDPMLATGGTAVEAINSLKKRGAKHIKFMCLIASPEGVEVVKEAHPDVDIYIAALDEKLNDHGYIVPGLGDAGDRLFGTK; the protein is encoded by the coding sequence ATGGCAAAAGTTTATGTTTTTGATCATCCACTCATTCAGCACAAACTTACATATATTCGGGATAAAAATACAGGCACGAAAGAATTTCGCGAACTTGTCGATGAAGTCGCAACATTAATGGCATTTGAAATCACCCGTGACATGCCTCTTGAAGAAATTGAAATTGAAACACCGGTAAGCTCAACAAAATCAAAAGTATTATCCGGCAAAAAACTAGGAATCGTTCCGATCTTGCGGGCAGGCATCGGAATGGTGGACGGCATACTAAAATTGATTCCAGCTGCGAAAGTCGGTCATATCGGCTTATACCGCGATCCTGAAACGTTAAAGCCGGTTGAATATTATGTAAAGCTTCCAAGCGATGTGGAAGAACGAGACTTCATTGTCGTCGACCCGATGCTGGCAACAGGCGGTACTGCCGTTGAAGCAATCAACTCATTGAAAAAACGAGGCGCCAAACACATCAAATTCATGTGCTTAATCGCATCTCCTGAAGGAGTTGAAGTCGTGAAGGAAGCCCATCCGGATGTAGATATTTATATCGCCGCTCTTGATGAAAAACTAAATGACCACGGCTATATCGTCCCTGGACTTGGAGATGCAGGAGACCGTTTATTTGGAACGAAGTAA
- a CDS encoding manganese efflux pump MntP family protein, producing MAPMVGEILALALMAFALGMDAFSVGLGMGMFKLRLRQIFKIGITIGMFHVWMPLIGITAGKFLSNQFGAITGYIGGLLLLVLGLQMILASFQKEENKFITPVGFGLLFFALSVSLDSFSVGLTLGIFGAKTILVLICFGGAATILTWIGLLIGRKVQAWIGKYSEALGGSILLVFGIRLLLPF from the coding sequence ATGGCACCAATGGTTGGAGAAATTTTAGCATTAGCATTAATGGCATTCGCCTTGGGGATGGATGCCTTTTCCGTCGGTCTCGGAATGGGGATGTTTAAACTCCGGCTGAGACAAATTTTTAAAATCGGTATTACAATCGGGATGTTTCACGTATGGATGCCCCTCATAGGGATTACTGCGGGCAAATTTTTGTCAAATCAATTTGGAGCCATTACCGGTTATATTGGCGGTTTGCTCCTTCTTGTTCTGGGGTTGCAAATGATTTTGGCCAGCTTTCAGAAGGAAGAAAACAAATTCATCACACCTGTTGGCTTTGGCTTGCTTTTTTTTGCATTAAGCGTAAGCCTCGACAGTTTTTCTGTCGGATTAACATTAGGGATATTTGGAGCAAAGACGATTCTTGTCCTCATTTGTTTTGGCGGAGCGGCAACCATTCTGACATGGATCGGCTTATTAATTGGCCGTAAAGTCCAGGCGTGGATCGGCAAATATAGTGAAGCACTCGGAGGAAGCATTTTGCTTGTTTTCGGGATTCGGCTTCTTTTGCCTTTTTAA
- a CDS encoding low molecular weight protein arginine phosphatase, protein MTRILFICTGNTCRSPMAEAFLKSKSIPGVEVKSAGVFAVNGSEASPNAKKVLEENNIKQKHQSTLLTNELIEWATHILTMTSGHKALVISRFPEAAGKTYTLNEFAHGKVSDIADPFGGPIEAYRKTFNEIKKAIEKLIEKLEKDCTKFQGENDGGEKTI, encoded by the coding sequence ATGACTCGCATTTTATTTATATGTACAGGGAATACATGCCGTAGTCCGATGGCGGAAGCATTTCTAAAAAGCAAATCGATTCCCGGCGTTGAAGTCAAGTCGGCAGGTGTCTTTGCCGTTAATGGAAGCGAGGCCTCTCCTAACGCAAAAAAAGTACTGGAAGAAAATAACATTAAACAAAAGCATCAATCTACGTTATTGACGAATGAATTAATTGAGTGGGCTACACACATTTTAACGATGACATCAGGACATAAAGCTTTGGTGATCAGCCGATTCCCGGAAGCCGCAGGAAAAACATATACGTTAAATGAGTTTGCGCATGGGAAGGTCAGTGATATTGCAGATCCTTTTGGCGGTCCGATCGAAGCATACCGGAAAACGTTTAATGAAATAAAGAAAGCGATTGAGAAATTAATTGAGAAACTAGAAAAAGATTGTACAAAGTTTCAGGGGGAAAATGATGGAGGAGAAAAAACGATATAA